The Stigmatella aurantiaca DW4/3-1 genome contains the following window.
TAGGAGCCTCGGCCGCACGGGCTCACCACGCGCCAGGGGCCCACCTCCTCTCCTTCCTGGAGGGCCGCAGGTCTCATCCGGCGTGACGTTTCCATGGGCCGCAGCCTACCTGCTCTCCCTACAACACAGGTAAAGCGTAGGAACCCCTGTTGCTTGGCGCATCGCCTCGTCCTTGTGCACTCTCTTCCAGGAAATCCCTCTCTCCATGCAACCCCTCAGGTAGGCTGCTTTCGCACCTACTTCCCAGCCCAGATCGATCACAGCGGGGCTTGGGCAACAGGCAAGGCTCAGCCCCCTCTGGCGGGAGGGGGCCCGCGCCAGGTTATCCAAGCGCAGCGGCCATCAGGAGGATTCGGTCCGGGTTGGTTCGAGGTGTCGCCCCTCGGCGCCCTCGGGACGAACGGGTACGGCTGTCCTACAGGTTTGAACGGACCTTCGTCGGCAAGGGCGCCTGCCCCCGCATGCGTCTGGGCAAGTCGGCAATGGACCGCTGGCGAACCCGTTGGCTGCGATGCAGGTGGTGAATGGCCTTGAAGGCGGATGGAACCGTGGTGGCGTGGGGCGCCAACGCACATGAGGCTCCCGTCATGGACTCCCTCGTCTCCCTGTCCGCCACCGTCCATGACCCCCACCCGGGAGACTCCCTCTCCCTGGCTTGGACGGCTTCCGGCGGCTCCTTCTCCGATTCCTCCTCTCCGGCCACCTCCTGGACAGCGCCTTCCGCCACCGGCGTTCAGACCCTCACCCTCACCGTGTGACGGACTCTCAGGGCGCCGCCGTCTCCCTCTCCGTCAACGTCCTCTCCGGCGCTTCCTCCGGCAACGCCGCCCTCAACATCTCCTTCAACCTCTGGCCCTCCGTCTGCCCGGGCACCTGGACCAACGCCTCCTCCCGCTCCGCCTCCTTCGTCCCCTCATCCATTCCCGCGGGCGCCTGCAACAACTGCCTTCTACCAGTCCGCTCTCTCCGCCTCTCCGGGGCAGACGGTCACCATTGACGTCAACGCCCTGGAGCCCCAGTCCAGCTCGCTCACGTTTGCCTGGAGCGCTGTCGCGGGCTCGCGGGGCTCACCCTCCCAGGGTGCCTCCTCCAGCCGCGTCACCTGGACGGCCCCTTCCTGCAACCCCGTGGGCACCACCTCACTTGAGGATCTTTTGGAGAAACGCCTCCAGCGCTCCCGCGGACTCGATCCGCGTGATGCTGGGCTGGTGGCTCGAGATCAACTGCTGCACCCGGCGGACGGCCTCCCCGCTGTAGTTGCTCCGGGCGCTCCGGGCGATTCGCGCCGTGTGCTTCGCCACCCCAGGGGCACTCCACCAGGCCTCTTGGATCGGCGTACCCGTTCCAAACCGCGCCTGGGCACCCTGCGTGATGGCGGTGAGGATGGGGGCCTCCCGGTCCTCCTTCCTCTTCTTGGAGAGAAGAATGCTCTCGGGGGTCTGCTTGCGCTTCGCGGCGTTCGTGGAAACCTTCAGGCCGTCCTCGGCCTTGGCATCATAGGCCCTCATTCCGCAGTTGAACTTCGTGCCGGATGGGAACGACTTCGAGCTCACCGTGAACGCATGTGTCCGGGCCTGCTCCCCGGTCACGCGGATGACGACCGTGCCCTGGTTGTGCGAGCCGCTGCCAGCCGGGGGCAACTGGCCGATCGAGAACTTTTGTCCCGTGGCGGGCACCACCCTCGCCGTGACGAAGTAACTGCATTTGAACAGGCTCTCGTTGAACTTCTCCAACCGGTTGAGGGTGTCCTGGGCGGGGTGGCCATACCCATTGTCACTCCCACAGGAGATCACCCCGAACCGAGGGCGGAACGTCGACAGGAGCTTGGGGCTCGTTGCTTCGGCGGCGCCATGGTGTCCCAGCTTCCATGCGCAGACGTGGCGGTCCGCGACGAAGAAGTTCATGTAATTGCAGACGAGATCTTCGTAGTAGCCGCAGAGGTCGCCCGCGGTGAAATAGCGGAAGGCGCCAAACTCCAGCAGCAGGGCCGCGCTGCAATGGTTCTTTTCGTGGGCCGGAATGTGACTGGTCCTGTCGGCCCAAGGCACGTCCGCATTCTCGCTCATGGACCAGAAGCGCCCGCTCCGCTCGGACTTCATGAAGCCGTTGTAGGCGAGGCACCGGAGCTTCACCCCGTGTAAGTCCACCAGGGGCGTGTCCAGCGGCAGGACTTGGCGTTTGTCCTTGAGGATGGCGAGGTTGGCGTAGTCTGTGTACTCCGTGTCCCCCGCGTCCAAAGGCACGCCCAGGTCGTAGAAGCAGACGCTGTCCTGCAAGTACTTCTTCTGGAAAACAGCGCGGGCCCCTCCGATGTGGTCGGAGTCGTAATGGGAGATGACGCAGGCATCGATCCGCCGGAAAGCGTCCTTGTGGATGAGCGTGTCGAGGTAGCTGGCGGTCTCCGCACCCGTCCGGCCCGTGTCGATCAGCATCGAATAGGCGAGCGCTCCTGCTCCATTGCGGATCTGGATGAGGGTGGCATCGCCCTGGCCCACATCGATGTGATGGATCTCCAGGACGGGGGTGGCAGCCTCTTCCTCTTCTTCCTTCTTCGCCGAGCTGGACGAGGACACGGCGCCAAAGGCCAGGGGGGACGAAGGGGCCTTGGGGACCATGGAATTGAAGGTCGCCACGCTCTCTCCGATTTGAATCGTGTCTCCTGGCGCGAGCGTGACAGGACCCGAGAGTTTCTTCCCATTGACCTTGGTGCCGATGAGGGATCCCAGGTCCTCCAGCGTGACTCCAGACTTCGAGACGGTCAGCTTGGCATGTTTCCCGGAGGCACTCTTGTCTCCCTCCAAGATCAGCGTCCCTTCCAGGGATCCGATGATGACCTCCTTCTTCATCAATTGGATGCGCCGACCATTCAGCGGGCCTGCCGTAAAGGTGAGGTGGTTCATGCGCGGGAGTTTATCCTGATGCCACCTGGCCCCCACGTGAGACCGAGGTCATCCACGCGCCCGAAGCCAAGCCCTCATGCGCACCCCTTGAGGGGTACGTAAGCCCTTGAGTTCACGGCCGACACACGCACGGGATCCGTTGGCTGGAAGGCGCACGAGGAAATCTCCGACAGAAACCCGAAGCCGTGAAAAGCTTCGAGTTCGGCGGCTTCAAGAGACTTTCCTCGTTGTTCGGACCTAGGCCAACGAGCCGGTCGTGTCCTGCTACCAGTCCTGGTCCGGCAGCGGCTTGCGGACCTCTTCGGGGGGCTGGCCGTAGCCGGGCATCCCGTCCTTGGCCTGGTCCGCATTGTCCGCCTTCTTCTGCGGCGCTTCTTGCCCGCCGGCCTGACGGGGTTGCTTCTGCTCCTTCGGCTTCTTCGGATCAGCGGCCATCACGTCCTCCTTCGGCATTCACCGGTCTTGGAGGAAAGCTCGGCACCCGGCATCGGACAGGCCCGGAGTCCTCGGCGCCTGACCGCCGGGCGTCCAAGACAGCGCGGGGTGGGGGCTCCCATCACGGGGCAGGGGAGAGGACTTCACGGGCCTTGAGCGCATCGGCCAGCAGGCGGGCAGGCGCGGAGAGCTGCTGGGCGTCGCGGACACAGAGCAACAGGTCGCGCAGCGCCCAGGACTCACGCAGGGGAATCCGGCGGATCGCCATCGACCGCTGACAGCGCCGGCCCAGCCGGGAGGCGTGCGAGGCCAGATGGTCTTGCAGTGCGCTGCCTTCACCCAGGCCGATGAACGGCTCTTCGAGCAACTCGGCGAAGCCCAGCGAGCGCTGCCCGGCCAACCGGTGGCCGCGCGCGGTCACCACCACCAGCCGGTCCCGGCGGAAGGGAAACGTTTGGAGCGCGCCCAACGAGACGGTGTCCGAGACGATGCCCAGCTCCGCGCGGCCCTCGG
Protein-coding sequences here:
- a CDS encoding FHA domain-containing protein, yielding MNHLTFTAGPLNGRRIQLMKKEVIIGSLEGTLILEGDKSASGKHAKLTVSKSGVTLEDLGSLIGTKVNGKKLSGPVTLAPGDTIQIGESVATFNSMVPKAPSSPLAFGAVSSSSSAKKEEEEEAATPVLEIHHIDVGQGDATLIQIRNGAGALAYSMLIDTGRTGAETASYLDTLIHKDAFRRIDACVISHYDSDHIGGARAVFQKKYLQDSVCFYDLGVPLDAGDTEYTDYANLAILKDKRQVLPLDTPLVDLHGVKLRCLAYNGFMKSERSGRFWSMSENADVPWADRTSHIPAHEKNHCSAALLLEFGAFRYFTAGDLCGYYEDLVCNYMNFFVADRHVCAWKLGHHGAAEATSPKLLSTFRPRFGVISCGSDNGYGHPAQDTLNRLEKFNESLFKCSYFVTARVVPATGQKFSIGQLPPAGSGSHNQGTVVIRVTGEQARTHAFTVSSKSFPSGTKFNCGMRAYDAKAEDGLKVSTNAAKRKQTPESILLSKKRKEDREAPILTAITQGAQARFGTGTPIQEAWWSAPGVAKHTARIARSARSNYSGEAVRRVQQLISSHQPSITRIESAGALEAFLQKILK